Within the Epinephelus lanceolatus isolate andai-2023 chromosome 22, ASM4190304v1, whole genome shotgun sequence genome, the region gtagaaGTGTGGGGATCTTttacatgtctgtgcccaggggcccatcgTCTCATAATTCGCCCATGATATGTTGTTGTATGTACTGTTGTCTAATATGCACAATGCTGTGGTGAGAAATCTGAAACCCCCCTTTGTTTTATTCTAAGAAAAGACAGTGAGTAACATCAAGACACTTAGAAGAAGAAGTTATGTTTAGGAGTGTAAGTGTCAGCAGAGGAAATACTGCTAACCCTTGGCATCAGTATGTTGTGATGATGTATGTGtcagataaaaacataaataaaacgtATCATTTTTTATTCATACTCACCAAATAGCACCAAACACAAAAGAAGTCCCATGACCAGGATTattgttgccatagcaacagcCACACGAGCTGTCAGTCGACAAGTTTGACAGCATCCTGCATCTGTGGTCATCAAAACAGAAGTAAACAATCAGAATTGCATCGATGCACTGAGACACTTTTCTAAAATGATCCTTTTCAGGATAACCATGACCTTTTATTGAGAACGTTTATTATCAAACATCGAATTTTTCAATCTTCTAAATGTAAAGGGTGTTGCTGATGTTTAACTTGCTTATGAATGGTATGTGCATGCACAGTTTCCCCTTTTGACCTCTGACACCCATTAAGATAAAACTGTGACACTTTCACAGAAAAGTAAAACTTAACCCGAATTttgaaaccagaaaaaaaaactgcagctttGCTTGTTATTGTTCAGCCTGGAACTCTGACCTCAGGTGTGGTATCTGACAGGTATAAAGGTAAGTGTCTTTAACTTACCTGCAGCTGTTTCCCTCTTTGCATCCTCCTCCTGGTGCCTCAGATCCATGCAGCTGTTCGATGCTCCTTCTCCTCTCACGTCAACTGCTTCACATGCTTGTTGACTTAACCTTCGCACAATAAGCTGAATGAAAGGTGCCGCCCCTTCCTCATACCACAGCCGTCCTCTTCAACTCAGTAGCTCGAAAGGAGAGCCCTAAATTACATTTTGGCGTGTAACAGAGGAAGTTGGCAGGGTGTACCGACAGCTTATATATGTAGTAAGTGTTTCTCACAGCACCGTCTCAGAGCCTGGAGGCGTTAAATGTGCAGATATGAAGCCTGGACCTGACATAACCGCTTTATCTCTGTAACActtaaaaaaacccactgtgTTCATCTGCTGACCTAAGCTCATCTATCTGCTGCTTATCTACTGATTATCTTCGTACTATCAAACAGAGCCATCAGGTGAAGGTGTGTCTCACTTTGGCCTTTAATCACGTTTGTAACTTAACAACAGAGGGgtgtgactttttctttttcatcactGTTCAAACCCCCTTTCCTCCCACTGTTCTCCTTTATCCAGTCTTAAAATATAAGATTGAGGCTAACCGAGGGTAAGAGTTCATCATGCTACTTGTAAtctttttattcatcttttttgggggggaatagggggaaaaaatggacagaggtagaaaaataaatctttcTTATTTGTGTTAAATGAATACCCCCCACCCAAACTACGAAAAAACATTCTACGGGAAATAAAATACTGTGTgtatgaatatttaaaaaaataaaagtaataatacaaataattctgaataaatagataaagggaaaaattaaataaataaaaataagaattgaatactttatataatttttttttaaaaaaaaatgggacGGGGGAATTGTCAGATGTTAAAATAGTGTATGAAAAAAATTAgtgtatgaaaataaaattagtgTATGAATAAAATTAgtgtatgaaaaaaaattagtgtatgaaaaaacactgtatgaaaaaaaaaaaattggcagaTCTGCCTTTCACTGAGAATCTTACCTTTTCTAACTTCACATGTAACAGCTGTACACCCCGAGGAAATGCAACATGTAGACTTTCATCTGGAAATTAAAGCTTCAGTGTGttcaggatttagggggatgtattggcagCTATGGATGATActaaacatattttctttaatgtatgatcacctgaaaataagattcGTAgcgtttttgttaccttagaatgagctgtttctatctacatagggagctggtcctcgtctacagagatcaccatgttgcattgccatgtttctacagtagcccagactggacaaacaaaacactggctttaCATAGGAGCATTCGTGCTTTCAtatcagtttgtctgtttgttttggagaggaagagacctctgtggataactcGGTTTCTGGTGAAAACCTGCTGAACATGTgcatcttaagttatcagaggaaaaaggtgagcacacattaggaGGTGCTGGGCTTGCGGCCCGTATCCATCGAGCtgaacagtgtcagagaaacactgatttgtaacgtgacactgctttgttcagtgtttttactggttttaatcacttaATCCTTTTGTTTaatagaggaggagacctctgcggataattcggctcctggtaaaaacctcctgaggagtgaacactgagggaattctaacGCTTACAGgacaagtttcagctggttgcaatctgcaatcttcactgctagatgccactaaatcccacacactgttcctttaaataaaagtcaaacagaagaaaaaggagGCGTGCACACCACTATTATTTATCTTAGTTAATTTATTGGCTTTATGGTCATTGtaaatgttgtcttgttttaaaaaagcagTAAAACTGGAGTAAACAGTACTCAAATATTATCAGTGTAATGTACATCAGAGACATGTGTGAACACATGACGTGGTGGTGGGCACGAAATGTGTTAAACTTACATTCTGGCAACATAAAGACAATTCCAATGCAAAGGTAGTGTGGATCTTTTGTCAGGGTGGACACACAAATTAAGTATAAAGAGCTAGAGAGGCAGACCAAGGGTCAAACAAACCTGGACTGTCAACTGGAAGACTGCTGTTTGTATCCcgtatgaaaccaaaagtcaacttgGTTGCAGGACTTTACATAACTGTGCAAAGCACACGTTTGTCTCTTGCTGTACATCCCCTGCATAGATGTTTTATCTGAAACTACAATTGTGTCCGAAACTTAACTGAGTATTTTTGTTCTCTAAATCTAACTAAGTGTTTCTCTTTCCCTTAAGTTAACCAAACTAAGACCGTTCGTAATAGACTTTGCGTAGGCTCTGTTTTCATGTTGCCAGCACgtaatgttaaaacattttgttcccACCACCACGTAATGTGTTCTTAAGAGGTTGCATCCAAGTATTTCTGTAGACTGCGTTGCATAGTATCGTACCATCTCTTCAAATCAGACTTTAACAAAGGTCGCTGTGATGTGGTCAGCTTGAAAACTTTATTGTGCACTGGACCATGATAAATAAGATCAATATTCACGTAAGAAATCATCTCCCAAAAACGCTAgacaacaaaaaagtttttatttatttaggggGTAACAACATCAGACACATATTAAGAAGTCCGTTTCTGCCATGAAAAACAATGGATAAGGAGTTAAACGTGAAAATTAAAATTCTCATGATTTAACCTAGTAAGTgaacattttcatgattttgtctGTTGCTCATAATTTGTTCTTACTTTGAGTCACTAATTTATAATTTTGACCTcgtgagaatttttttttttttaccacagatGTTGATTTaatgtttatcttttttatttcatggtGAAAAagggccacacacacaaaacaacatccagaaaaagaaatataacaaaatacaaataagaggaaagcaacaaaagcataaaatagatttgtgttattgtatcGTATTTCTAACAAATTCTAAATagagcaaacacacatttttacaatcgTACCTATCACACAAGACAAACTTataatgtcttgtttcttttGACTAAATGTGACACACTGTGGATTAATATGTGATTTCCTCAGGAGCAGAGCTGAGCAAAAACAATAAACTGAGTACAGAAAATATCTCTGTCTAATATACCTTCACCACAACAGATTAACTTCAGTTTTCAGTTCTCCTCGAGTTCCCAGAAAATGTTGTCCCCCAGCAGGTTGTTGAAATGTGCTTTCAACTGCAACAAAACACGCAAACACAAGCTGCTTATCAGACAAACTCCAAATAATTACCTTGCTTGTAGTTTGTTTTAGTTAGAGGAGAGAGCTGCTTATTGAGTTTACCTACCAaaccctgtttttgttttcctgcatGTGGTGATTGACATACCTGCTCAAACACGCTTGTCCTTGTGGTGTTGTTGTCACAGAGGAGAATCTCAGCCGAAGAGCACAACATAGACAGACCGATTTCCCTTTTGTCCGGCTCTGGGGAACAAACAGAAACTGTGAGATGTGTAAAGAGGAGGTGGGACAAAGAAACAAAGTCTCACTGATGCTGTAAAATTTGCATGTGTTAGAgtacacccaagattagtgtcacaaaTTCTGTACCTGACCCTGACCTGTCTTGAGATACTTGAGTTTCCTTAAATACACCAAAAATTGATTTTCCTCGAGACCGTTTCAAGTCTTTGCCACTTTATTTTCTGCACACAAAAACTGACGGCGcatgtgaaaagaaaaaaacagaaaaactctAGAAACATGCAAACAACCAGTATGGTCTTTTAGGTCTCTCACCTGTACAGTTTGACACAGTCACTGGCTCACTACTCTCTTCAGGTGTTGTAATTGTTCTTACTTCAAAGTCGTACTTGGTCCCTGATATTAAGCCTTCAGAAGTGTGGGAAGTCTTGTTGTACAAAGTCTCGACCTTGCTGTAGTTCCAGAAGCTGGAGTTTATTTTGACAGAGTACGTGGCTTTTGATATGTTGACAGGGGCCTTCCACTGGAAGGTGATCTGGTTTTTCGAGGTGTCAGTGACTATAAGATCAGTAGGTGGTGAAGGCtctgaaaaaacaaagagacagtGATTTATCATATTATTTTGCAGTTGAAGTATTTTCATTACAAGTGTTTAATATATTTGATCAACTAATAAAGTAAGAACATATCGGCAGATTTTAAAATTATAATCCCTGAGATTTTCATGAAATCAAACCCTATTTgtggctgacattttttcagcaACAGCCATTTGATGGCATTCTGTAATTAACTCTCTGTATAGCTGTATTCATTGTCTGTGGCAGAGTCAGCCACCGACCGCAGAGTCCAATTGCTTTCACATGCAAGAAGCATCACAGTAAACGAGGCAGTACGCAATCCAGAGTTACTGTTCTCAGTGTTACCTCAGTGTTATCTGCCTCACTGTTCCCTTAATTAAATCACACTTGCTGTTACCAGCAGTCACCACCGGTGGCGCCAAATCAACATACAAAAGGATAAAATACCTGGCACTGTCCAACTTTTCTCAAAGGAAACCCAAAAAAGAACAGAACCAAGCGAGTTAAGTTAAATACAGGTACATCATGCAGTGGTAATGCAGCAAAAGTGACTCACTGGTGAATTTGGAGTCTGCCACTGGTGAGCTTTTGATATGTCCACTAATGGCGTAGACGATCACGGTGTAATTGGCTGCATTCATCAGTCCGTCAAAGTGCTTCATCAATTCTGTTACACTGTTCGCTGTAGTTACAAGTGTGCCATCCAGCTGGAGCTTGACAGTGTAAGATGAAGGGTTACCTTCAGATGGATCCCACTTGGCAGTGAGGGAGTTATATGTTGAGGTCAAAACCAggtttgaaattggtccaggaGCTAAGGAGGAGTCACAAAGTCAGATTAGTGACATTGAACACAGCGGGACAgagttttgttctgtttttgtaaatgatgGTTTTCTCTAACAACCGACACATAGCAGTCAACTGGAGTTACCAGTGTAGTTGACGACAGTCGTGGTGTCTCCCTCCAGATTCATGCCATCGGTCAGTGCTGATACCCTGAGGGTTATCTTGGTGCCCATCGGCAGCCCTATTACCTTCTTTTCCGGTGTTTCCTCAGTTTCATTATAGAATACGCTGTTTGGAGGAGACAGTTATTTGGATCATTCTGGCGCTGGCAGAGAAGACTGTGCATCTCCAGAGTGACAAGATACCACCAGTTTATTACAGCTTGGGGTTTTTGTAGTTTGGGAAATCACTTCTATTCCTTTGCAGCAACATCGCTATAATTCAGACAATTCAGAAGTCTGACAGTCTAAGAAACATTTATGTAATACAACACTATTTATATAATTTCCTGGTTTAACTTTACCAACTGTACGTATAAATGCAGTGAGGGACTGCTGACAATGCTCACCTTCAGTTGAACCATAAGATAAAGTAATTTAGATTATTTCAGGCCAAAGCAAAGAAAGGCAGCTTTCCtcatatagcacatttcattcTGAAGTTAAAGTTACTAGATTATCAAAATTAAGAGAACAAATTTAGTCATTAGGATTTATCCTCTGGGCACCAGGGATGACAGACCCGCTTTACACCTtgcattaaatttgttttttaggTGATCGAATTTCCAACGGTTCTGAATGCAGCGACATTCAGCATTGTCTGTGGCCGTGCCATTTGGTAACTGCATGTAATCAGGTCAAATCATATGTAGAAACGATTTTAATGCAAGGTAGAAGTGCTGCCATCTCTGAAGCCAGTGGCTGAATATAGCTGAATATAAAAGTGAATAAAGCAAATAAATTCTGGACTATTTGTCTACAAATACATACTGATTACTGTCATTCAAAGCCACCACTCTGTAACCCGTGACTTCTCCCTCAGGTGGGTCCCATTTTAGTTGCAGTGAGTTCATGGTATTATTTGACACTGTCAGATTGGACACTTTCCCAGGCTCTGAAAGAGacaacacacaagcacacacacaacatcacTTTGTGTACTGACAGCCAGCCTGATAACGTTCTCACTGGCGTCACTGTTCAGGTGAGATGCAGCTCTAATTTGCCTTTGCTGATTTGAATTTTATACTGTGTGAGCCAAATAACCAGCTGTAAACTTTTTTCCTAACCCCAAACAAGCTTTTTGCTTTCACTGGTCTCATTCATACAGTGTGCTTCCTGTTattcaaacaaatacaaatgaaagAGTCTGTAGAGGAAAGTTCAGAAGTTGTAACACACAGCTCACTTTGTGATATAAACTTACTGGTGTATATATTGATGCTGGTTTCTTCGCTCCATGTGGATCCGTCCAGGACTCCTGAGATGACGGTGAATATGTAACGAGTTCCAGGTGTCAACTTGTCGACTCTTTGGCTCtctgttttacttttttcccaGTCAGTACCCTGGACTTTAATAAGATAGAAATCCACGTTTCCAGCTGGTCTGTTCCAGCTCAGGTGGACAAAGGTTTCTGTCACATCGGTGGCCGTGAGGTTTGAGACTTTGTCTggtgctgaaaaacaaaaagatataAACAGGGTAACAAGTGTTTGCGTTCTAACTAGggctcattatttttttaatctgtgtaTTAATTTATTGAGTCATATTTGAAAATGTAAGGTGAGGATGATAATAGTCTTAATGGAAGTTGGATTATGAAAACTCttctgaaaaaacaaatattattataataatataataattataattgtaAATGAATCTACATAAAGTATTATTTAAATGCAGTCACATTTCACAGACGGAGACAAACTCACTGGTGTAGAAGAGGAGCTCCTGCGGGTTGAGGTCTCTCCCACACTTCACAGGGAACACCTGGACTGAGTAGCCAGTGCCTCCTGTCAAGTTGACGGGTTTATAGGTCAAATTTTTAGTCTGGATTTCTGTTTTGAGGGTTTTGTTCACTCTGACCTCTACGCGGTAATGGCTGATGTCACCAGGCCCGGGTTCCCATGTGAGAACGGCGCTGTCGGAAGTCCTGTCGGTCATGGTGACTTCACCAAAGAAACGATCTGCGGTTGGAAATAAGATGAAGACTGTCAGTGTGCAAAGAGGCTCAGATGTCCAGAaaggtaacacacacagaaaagggGTGATGGTGCAAAAATGGGCTGTATGGCTGCATATTAGACTTTACACaagtccctccaggatgttgcaatGTTGAGATTGCAACAATTACATGAAGTAAGCCAGTCACTTTGAATTCTGCATGACCTTGTCATTAGAGATGCGCGCAATTGGACGTTTGAATGATTAAACGTCCGCCCCATCACTAGtcagcaccagaaatattagtcggttAAACCAATTACTGTTTATTCATGTAAAAGGCTGCTTATCTGTCATGCAACTGCCCACCACTAGCAGGTGCTACAGACACCTACTAGtggtcagacagcagtccccctccccgcAGTAATGCTCGAGTAGACTGGAGCTTTAAAACAGCACAGTGGGAAATAAGAGAGGTCCTCTTGCAAAACCAGCGCagtttggcagtactttgatctagaaaacGAATTCAGCAGCGATTTATCTTTTTCgagatgttatattatttgttaacGTTAAGTGAGTTGTTGTCACGGCGCAAAAGTACGGGTTACGGCATCAAAcacaaaactttatttctattaattttcccaaattaaaataatatttgattAGAAAGTTTCTGTTTCAATGCAGGTGCCACCTTACAGTCACACAACACAAATCATCTGTAGTATTTATTTTCGACAGCGTGAGTACTAAAATAAAGGTGCGACAACAAAGGGTCTCCAAATGAGTCCTACCTTCATAACATAGATAAGGCAGAAGCTCCCAGCAGTTCTTTTCAACCCAAGCCCCGAAGCTGAGCATGGCCACACAAGAGTCTTCGATGAAGTTTGTATCGCTCTCAGAGACATCCAGAATCGGCACACATCCTGCCTCTGCTGGCGGCTGTGTGGTCATCGTGGGCGCAGCTGTGATGGGCGTGATGTTTTGGGTGGTGGATTCCCCAAATCCAGTAGAGTCTGTCACAGTTTGGGTGGATTGCCCAAATCCAGTAGAGTCTGTCACAGTTTGGGTGGATTCCCCAAATCCAGTAGAGTCTGTCACTGTTTGGGTGGATTCCCCAAATCCAGTAGAGTCTGTCACAGTTTGATCTGTGAAGTtgctcatgtttgttgtgtttccagttgttTCTTCTGCGAGTCCAGTCGAGCTTGTCGCATCCTGGGATGTTCCTTGGCAGGTGCAGCAGTATCTTTTTGGTAAGGAGGATCTG harbors:
- the LOC117246346 gene encoding receptor-type tyrosine-protein phosphatase eta, whose protein sequence is MGELSLKCKVSILISWALVLTCSAAKQDYFFHSGNLTWEQARNHCQVCYQDLATLTPENIQTIAKEQNITSDCWIGLRKNLDYNSTSNSSMPWSRWANGDPLLFQNWYPGWPVFRSSLPKRYCCTCQGTSQDATSSTGLAEETTGNTTNMSNFTDQTVTDSTGFGESTQTVTDSTGFGESTQTVTDSTGFGQSTQTVTDSTGFGESTTQNITPITAAPTMTTQPPAEAGCVPILDVSESDTNFIEDSCVAMLSFGAWVEKNCWELLPYLCYEDRFFGEVTMTDRTSDSAVLTWEPGPGDISHYRVEVRVNKTLKTEIQTKNLTYKPVNLTGGTGYSVQVFPVKCGRDLNPQELLFYTTPDKVSNLTATDVTETFVHLSWNRPAGNVDFYLIKVQGTDWEKSKTESQRVDKLTPGTRYIFTVISGVLDGSTWSEETSINIYTKPGKVSNLTVSNNTMNSLQLKWDPPEGEVTGYRVVALNDSNHVFYNETEETPEKKVIGLPMGTKITLRVSALTDGMNLEGDTTTVVNYTAPGPISNLVLTSTYNSLTAKWDPSEGNPSSYTVKLQLDGTLVTTANSVTELMKHFDGLMNAANYTVIVYAISGHIKSSPVADSKFTKPSPPTDLIVTDTSKNQITFQWKAPVNISKATYSVKINSSFWNYSKVETLYNKTSHTSEGLISGTKYDFEVRTITTPEESSEPVTVSNCTEPDKREIGLSMLCSSAEILLCDNNTTRTSVFEQLKAHFNNLLGDNIFWELEEN